In Roseomonas fluvialis, one genomic interval encodes:
- a CDS encoding CoA transferase, whose protein sequence is MTTTPTNALADLWTLAGLRAMPQVALHGTDPCQPSTFAIGTAALASIGATGAAAAAIHAERGGPAQHVAVDIEHALTEFHSEHHLRIDGASVHEGWDRIAGLHRTGDGRWLRLHTNLPHHREAVLRVLGCDYDRAAVSAALQRWTAQDAETAIYDAGGVATMTRSMDEWAAHPAGIAAAALPALVLERIGDAPPTPLPPLGARPLHGIRVLDLTRVIAGPVAGRTLAAHGAEVLHITAPHLPSIPALVMDTGRGKRCASLDLRDEADRATLRGLASGADVFLQGYRPGAIAGHGFAPEALAALRPGIVCVSLSAWGHHGPWAGRRGFDSLVQNANGINDAERIAAGEDKPKPLPCQALDHASGYLLAFGAMAALLRRAEEGGSWLVRVSLAGTGEWIKRLGRVEGGLSAPGIADPARFVEDSASGFGRMTAVRHSAVLAGMPAGWVLPAVGLGTHPAAWAS, encoded by the coding sequence ATGACAACGACCCCAACCAACGCGCTCGCCGACCTGTGGACGCTCGCCGGCCTGCGCGCCATGCCGCAGGTCGCGCTCCACGGCACCGACCCGTGCCAGCCATCCACCTTCGCGATCGGCACCGCCGCACTCGCTTCCATCGGCGCGACGGGCGCGGCGGCAGCGGCCATCCACGCCGAGCGCGGCGGACCCGCGCAGCACGTCGCGGTGGACATCGAACACGCGCTCACCGAGTTCCACTCCGAACACCACCTGCGCATCGACGGCGCGTCGGTCCACGAGGGCTGGGACCGCATCGCCGGCCTGCATCGCACCGGCGACGGACGCTGGCTGCGGCTGCACACCAACCTGCCGCATCATCGCGAGGCGGTGCTGCGCGTGCTCGGGTGCGACTACGACCGCGCCGCCGTCAGCGCCGCACTGCAACGCTGGACCGCGCAGGACGCCGAGACCGCGATCTACGACGCCGGCGGTGTGGCCACCATGACGCGATCGATGGATGAATGGGCGGCGCACCCGGCCGGCATCGCGGCCGCGGCGCTGCCCGCGCTGGTGCTGGAACGCATCGGCGATGCACCGCCGACGCCCCTGCCGCCGCTCGGCGCGCGGCCTTTGCACGGCATCCGCGTGCTGGACCTGACGCGCGTCATCGCCGGGCCGGTGGCGGGGCGCACCCTGGCCGCGCATGGGGCCGAGGTGCTGCACATCACCGCCCCACACCTGCCGTCCATCCCCGCGCTGGTGATGGATACCGGGCGGGGCAAGCGCTGCGCGTCGCTCGACCTGCGCGACGAGGCCGACCGCGCCACGCTGCGCGGGTTGGCATCCGGCGCGGATGTGTTCCTGCAGGGCTACCGCCCCGGCGCCATCGCGGGCCACGGCTTCGCGCCGGAGGCGCTGGCGGCGCTGAGGCCCGGCATCGTCTGCGTCTCGCTCTCCGCCTGGGGGCACCACGGGCCGTGGGCCGGGCGGCGCGGCTTCGATTCCCTGGTGCAGAACGCGAACGGCATCAACGATGCAGAACGCATCGCGGCCGGCGAGGACAAGCCGAAGCCCCTGCCCTGCCAGGCGCTGGATCATGCCTCGGGCTACCTGCTGGCCTTCGGCGCGATGGCGGCGCTGCTGCGGCGGGCGGAGGAAGGCGGGTCGTGGCTGGTGCGCGTCTCGCTGGCGGGCACGGGGGAATGGATCAAGCGGCTGGGGCGGGTCGAGGGCGGGCTGTCAGCGCCCGGCATCGCCGACCCCGCGCGGTTCGTGGAGGACAGCGCCAGCGGCTTCGGGCGCATGACGGCGGTGCGGCATAGCGCGGTGCTAGCCGGCATGCCGGCGGGGTGGGTGTTGCCGGCGGTGGGTTTGGGCACGCACCCGGCGGCTTGGGCGTCCTAA
- a CDS encoding isochorismatase family protein: MPRTITLPCRPEPLDVVIEETALVIVDMQNAYLSKGGYIDLVGFDVSGAAPVIAETARIADACRAAGIPVVYLQNGFSPDQREAPPTAPVWHKSNALKFMRANDAYAGKLITHGTWDYDIVPELTPHAGDIVVPKARYSGFAGTALDQVLAARRIRTLLVCGVATNVCVESTIRDAYHREFFPVMLADATMAAGPGAQAATEFNVETFFGWVSGGAELRAALRANQG; this comes from the coding sequence ATGCCCCGCACCATCACCCTGCCCTGCCGGCCCGAACCGCTCGACGTCGTGATCGAGGAGACCGCCCTGGTCATCGTCGACATGCAGAACGCCTACCTGTCGAAGGGCGGCTACATCGACCTGGTGGGCTTCGACGTCTCCGGCGCGGCGCCCGTCATCGCCGAGACCGCGCGCATCGCCGATGCCTGCCGCGCCGCGGGCATCCCGGTCGTCTACCTGCAGAACGGTTTCAGCCCCGACCAGCGCGAGGCGCCGCCGACCGCCCCGGTGTGGCACAAGTCGAACGCGCTGAAGTTCATGCGGGCGAACGACGCCTATGCCGGCAAGCTCATCACGCACGGCACCTGGGATTACGACATCGTCCCCGAGCTCACGCCCCATGCCGGCGACATCGTCGTGCCCAAGGCGCGCTATTCCGGCTTCGCGGGCACCGCGCTCGACCAGGTGCTGGCGGCGCGGCGCATCCGCACGCTGCTGGTCTGCGGCGTTGCCACCAACGTGTGTGTCGAGAGCACCATCCGCGACGCCTATCACCGCGAATTCTTCCCCGTGATGCTGGCGGATGCGACCATGGCGGCCGGCCCCGGCGCGCAAGCGGCCACCGAATTCAACGTCGAGACCTTCTTCGGCTGGGTGTCCGGCGGGGCGGAATTGCGTGCCGCGCTGCGGGCCAACCAGGGCTGA
- a CDS encoding M3 family oligoendopeptidase has product MGNVTKPHLPTALRAPLDAAAAPGALPVWDLSDLYAAPDDPRIGADLDRIEAQARAYESRLAGKLASLSGDALAQAISEYEAMWEGLGRVTSYAGLVFSGDAQDAANGRFYQTMQERVTTISSHLLFFTLEMNRLEDAALEKKLGGSAALAHWRPWLRDLRVFRPHQLSDEAEKLLHEKEVAGRSAWVRLFDETIATMRVPVGGEELTVSAALNRLSDRDRAVRAQAAEGVSAAFGDRVRLFTLITNTLLKDKEIEDTWRHYPRPGSYRNRSNMVEDEVVDALVAAVRQSFPRLSHRYYGMKAKWLGLPKLQHWDRNAPLPDEDDRLVPWPEAVERVVKSYAAFSPELAQVGQRFFDKPWIDAALRPGKASGAFAHPTVPSAHPYLLLNYHGKPRDVMTLAHELGHGVHQILAGAQGYLMSSTPLTLAETASVFGEMLTFRAVLDAESDPRRRRAMLAGKVEDMLNTVVRQIAFYRFETLLHDERRKGELSHERIGELWMQVQVESLGPAFEFTPDYGVYWAYIPHFVHSPFYVYAYAFGDCLVNALYGVYREGGVPGFEGKYLDMLRAGGTKRHKELLAPFGLNAADPAFWMKGLDVISGFIDELERTDG; this is encoded by the coding sequence ATGGGGAACGTGACCAAGCCCCATCTTCCCACCGCCCTTCGTGCTCCCCTCGATGCCGCAGCCGCGCCTGGCGCGCTGCCGGTGTGGGACCTCTCGGACCTCTATGCCGCGCCGGATGATCCGCGCATCGGCGCCGACCTCGACCGGATCGAGGCGCAGGCGCGGGCGTACGAATCGCGGCTGGCCGGCAAGCTCGCGTCGCTGTCCGGCGATGCGCTGGCGCAGGCGATCTCGGAATACGAGGCGATGTGGGAAGGGCTCGGGCGCGTCACCTCCTATGCCGGGCTGGTGTTCAGCGGGGACGCGCAGGACGCGGCGAATGGCCGCTTCTACCAGACCATGCAGGAGCGGGTGACGACCATCTCCTCCCACCTGCTGTTTTTCACGCTTGAGATGAACCGGCTGGAGGATGCCGCGCTCGAGAAGAAGCTCGGCGGGTCGGCGGCGCTCGCGCATTGGCGGCCCTGGCTGCGCGACCTGCGGGTGTTCCGCCCGCACCAGCTCTCCGACGAGGCCGAGAAGCTGCTCCACGAAAAGGAGGTGGCCGGCCGGTCCGCCTGGGTACGGCTGTTCGACGAGACCATCGCGACCATGCGCGTGCCGGTGGGCGGGGAGGAGCTGACCGTCTCGGCCGCGCTGAACCGCTTGTCGGACCGCGACCGCGCGGTGCGCGCGCAGGCGGCCGAAGGTGTCTCGGCGGCGTTTGGCGATCGCGTGCGGCTGTTCACGCTGATCACGAACACGCTGCTGAAGGACAAGGAGATCGAGGACACCTGGCGCCACTACCCGCGCCCCGGGTCGTACCGGAACCGGTCGAACATGGTCGAGGACGAGGTGGTGGACGCGCTGGTGGCCGCCGTGCGCCAGTCCTTCCCGCGCCTGTCGCACCGCTACTACGGCATGAAGGCGAAGTGGCTCGGCCTGCCGAAGCTGCAGCACTGGGACCGCAACGCGCCGCTGCCCGACGAGGATGACCGCTTGGTGCCCTGGCCGGAGGCGGTGGAACGGGTGGTGAAGTCCTATGCCGCCTTCAGCCCGGAACTGGCGCAGGTCGGGCAGCGCTTCTTCGACAAGCCCTGGATCGATGCCGCGCTGCGGCCCGGCAAGGCGTCCGGCGCCTTCGCGCACCCCACGGTGCCGAGCGCGCACCCGTATCTGCTGCTGAACTACCACGGCAAGCCGCGCGACGTGATGACGCTGGCGCATGAGCTCGGCCATGGCGTGCACCAGATCCTGGCAGGTGCGCAGGGCTACCTGATGTCCTCCACGCCGCTGACGCTGGCCGAGACGGCGAGCGTGTTCGGCGAGATGCTGACCTTCCGCGCCGTGCTCGATGCCGAATCCGACCCGCGCCGCCGCCGCGCGATGCTGGCCGGCAAGGTCGAGGACATGCTGAACACGGTGGTCCGCCAGATCGCCTTCTACCGCTTCGAGACGCTGCTGCACGACGAGCGCCGCAAGGGTGAGCTGTCCCATGAGCGCATCGGCGAGCTGTGGATGCAGGTGCAGGTGGAAAGCCTGGGCCCGGCCTTCGAGTTCACGCCGGACTATGGCGTGTACTGGGCGTACATCCCGCATTTTGTGCACTCGCCCTTCTATGTCTATGCCTATGCCTTCGGGGATTGCCTGGTGAATGCGCTGTATGGCGTGTACCGCGAGGGCGGCGTGCCGGGGTTCGAGGGCAAGTACCTGGACATGCTGCGCGCGGGTGGCACCAAGCGGCACAAGGAACTGCTCGCGCCCTTCGGGCTGAACGCCGCCGACCCGGCCTTCTGGATGAAGGGGCTGGATGTGATCTCGGGCTTCATCGATGAGCTGGAGCGCACCGATGGCTGA
- a CDS encoding NAD(P)(+) transhydrogenase (Re/Si-specific) subunit beta, with protein MGTTLSTIAYLAASVLFILALRGLSHPETSRQGNLYGMIGMGIAIFATIFKGGIDFGGFMLIVAGLAIGGGIGTVVAQRIQMTSLPQLVAAFHSLVGMAAVFVAAAAFYSPESFGIGVAGNIKAVSLIEMSLGLAIGAITFSGSVIAFLKLDGRMSGAPITFENQHKLNAILGGVLLLLVILFVATGWSVLFWAIAFLSFALGFLLIIPIGGADMPVVVSMLNSYSGWAAAGIGFTIGNLLLIVTGALVGASGAILSYIMCKGMNRSIINVLLGGFGSEGGTVGAGAGNADRPPVKAGSPEDAAYMMKNAQKIIVVPGYGMAVAQAQQVLREMADLLKKEGVDVSYAIHPVAGRMPGHMNVLLAEANVPYDEVHELEEINPEFADADVAFVIGANDVTNPAAKTDKSSAIYGMPILDVEKAKTVFFIKRGMASGYAGVDNELFFRPNTMMLFGDAKKVTQEIVQALQR; from the coding sequence ATGGGCACGACGCTCTCGACCATTGCCTATCTCGCGGCATCGGTCCTGTTCATCCTGGCCCTGCGTGGGCTGAGCCACCCCGAGACCAGCCGGCAGGGCAACCTGTACGGCATGATCGGGATGGGCATCGCGATCTTCGCGACCATCTTCAAGGGCGGCATCGACTTCGGCGGCTTCATGCTGATCGTGGCGGGCCTCGCCATCGGTGGCGGCATCGGCACCGTGGTGGCGCAGCGCATCCAGATGACGTCGCTGCCGCAGCTGGTCGCAGCCTTCCACTCGCTGGTCGGCATGGCGGCGGTGTTCGTGGCAGCGGCGGCGTTCTATTCGCCGGAATCCTTCGGCATCGGCGTGGCCGGCAACATCAAGGCGGTGTCGCTGATCGAGATGTCGCTGGGGCTTGCGATTGGTGCCATCACCTTCTCGGGCTCGGTCATCGCGTTCCTGAAGCTCGATGGGCGGATGTCGGGCGCGCCGATCACCTTCGAGAACCAGCACAAGCTGAACGCCATCCTGGGTGGGGTGCTGCTGCTGCTGGTCATCCTGTTCGTGGCCACCGGCTGGTCGGTGCTGTTCTGGGCCATCGCGTTCCTGTCCTTCGCGCTGGGCTTCCTGCTGATCATCCCGATCGGCGGGGCGGACATGCCGGTCGTGGTGTCCATGCTGAACAGCTATTCGGGCTGGGCGGCGGCGGGCATCGGCTTCACCATCGGCAACCTGCTGCTGATCGTGACCGGCGCGCTGGTCGGCGCCTCGGGTGCCATCCTGTCCTACATCATGTGCAAGGGCATGAACCGCAGCATCATCAACGTGCTGCTGGGCGGCTTCGGGTCCGAGGGCGGCACCGTCGGTGCCGGCGCGGGCAATGCCGACCGCCCGCCGGTCAAGGCCGGGTCGCCGGAAGACGCGGCCTACATGATGAAGAACGCGCAGAAGATCATCGTGGTGCCGGGCTACGGCATGGCGGTGGCGCAGGCCCAGCAGGTGCTGCGCGAAATGGCCGACCTGCTGAAGAAGGAAGGCGTGGACGTCTCCTACGCCATCCATCCGGTGGCCGGGCGCATGCCGGGCCACATGAACGTGCTGCTGGCCGAGGCGAACGTGCCCTATGACGAGGTGCACGAGCTCGAGGAGATCAACCCCGAATTCGCCGATGCCGACGTGGCCTTCGTGATCGGGGCGAACGACGTGACCAACCCGGCCGCCAAGACCGACAAGTCGTCGGCCATCTATGGCATGCCGATCCTGGACGTGGAGAAGGCCAAGACGGTCTTCTTCATCAAGCGCGGCATGGCGTCGGGCTACGCCGGCGTGGACAACGAGCTGTTCTTCCGTCCGAACACGATGATGCTGTTCGGCGATGCGAAGAAGGTCACGCAGGAGATCGTGCAGGCGCTCCAGCGCTGA
- a CDS encoding putative bifunctional diguanylate cyclase/phosphodiesterase has product MTHAAPLPNALGIEAAGPTDGLTGLLRREGFLASLEAHLHDAAQDGTPFAVLALDLDRFKAVNDTLGHHYGDALLRGVGRRIRACIRGTDIAGRIGGDEFALLLPDTPQPDAAAALGERLTDMLARPFLLDGQSAVIGCSVGVAHYPADGTDAASLLRAADLALYQAKAEGRGTVRRFVPALRSRADARRVLEGELRAAIGLGQLELHYQPQVAVATGALTGFEALLRWNHPSRGLVPPGDFVALAEEIGLIVPIGEWVLRTACREATTWPADLHVAVNVAAPQFARGDIVGVVRSALAESGLAAHRLEIEVTETSLLHDVTRAIATCQRLRAMGVRISLDDFGTGYSSLTQLRDFPLDRVKIDRSFIAGIGERADSAAIVQAVVALGASLGLRTTAEGVETEEQMQRLVLHGCADAQGFLIARPVAAGAIPETIERLREAAARLHLQETRP; this is encoded by the coding sequence ATGACCCATGCCGCGCCGCTGCCAAACGCCCTCGGAATCGAAGCCGCCGGCCCGACCGACGGGCTGACCGGGCTGCTGCGGCGCGAGGGCTTCCTCGCCAGCCTGGAAGCCCACCTGCATGACGCCGCGCAGGACGGGACGCCGTTCGCCGTGCTGGCGCTCGACCTCGACCGCTTCAAGGCGGTGAACGACACGCTCGGCCACCACTACGGCGATGCGCTGCTGCGCGGGGTCGGCCGGCGCATCCGCGCCTGCATCCGCGGCACCGACATCGCCGGGCGGATCGGCGGGGATGAATTCGCCCTGCTGCTGCCCGACACGCCGCAGCCCGATGCCGCCGCGGCGCTGGGCGAACGCCTGACCGACATGCTCGCCCGCCCCTTCCTGCTCGATGGCCAGAGTGCCGTGATCGGCTGTTCGGTCGGCGTGGCGCACTACCCCGCGGACGGCACCGATGCCGCGTCATTGCTGCGCGCGGCGGACCTCGCGCTGTACCAGGCCAAGGCGGAGGGCCGCGGCACGGTACGCCGCTTCGTGCCCGCGCTGCGCTCGCGCGCCGATGCGCGCCGCGTGCTGGAAGGCGAATTGCGCGCGGCGATCGGCCTCGGTCAACTCGAACTGCACTACCAGCCGCAGGTGGCGGTCGCGACCGGCGCGCTCACGGGGTTCGAGGCGCTGCTGCGCTGGAACCACCCCTCGCGCGGCCTGGTGCCGCCCGGGGATTTCGTCGCGCTGGCGGAGGAGATCGGCCTGATCGTGCCGATCGGTGAATGGGTGCTGCGCACCGCCTGCCGCGAGGCCACGACGTGGCCGGCCGACCTGCATGTGGCGGTCAACGTGGCCGCGCCCCAATTCGCCCGCGGCGACATCGTGGGCGTGGTGCGATCCGCCCTGGCGGAGAGCGGCCTTGCCGCCCATCGGCTCGAGATCGAGGTGACCGAGACCTCGCTGCTGCACGACGTCACGCGCGCCATCGCCACCTGCCAGCGGCTGCGCGCGATGGGCGTGCGCATCTCGCTGGACGATTTCGGCACCGGCTATTCGTCGCTGACGCAGTTGCGCGACTTCCCACTCGATCGCGTCAAGATCGACCGCAGCTTCATCGCCGGCATCGGGGAGCGTGCCGACAGCGCGGCCATTGTGCAGGCGGTGGTGGCACTCGGCGCCTCGCTCGGCCTGCGCACCACCGCCGAGGGGGTCGAGACCGAGGAGCAGATGCAGCGCCTGGTACTGCACGGCTGTGCCGATGCACAGGGCTTCCTGATCGCCCGCCCGGTCGCCGCCGGCGCCATCCCCGAGACGATCGAAAGGCTGCGCGAGGCCGCCGCGCGGCTGCACCTCCAGGAGACCCGCCCATGA
- a CDS encoding BLUF domain-containing protein, translated as MTDAPQVLRRVTYVSRALTTSRDDLDAILATARRNNAAMRVTGAMMLSNKHFAQVLEGPPAAVEEIFERIQMDERHTAVAVLEVAEVTARAFDAWTMGFVDDPDGFEAAPADPEAAPRLVMRLREALMHSAAAEGVR; from the coding sequence ATGACCGACGCACCTCAGGTGCTGCGCCGCGTCACCTATGTCAGCCGCGCGCTGACCACCTCGCGCGACGACCTCGATGCCATCCTGGCCACCGCGCGGCGCAACAACGCCGCGATGCGCGTGACGGGCGCGATGATGCTCAGCAACAAGCACTTCGCCCAGGTGCTGGAAGGCCCGCCCGCCGCGGTCGAGGAGATCTTCGAACGTATCCAGATGGACGAACGCCACACGGCCGTGGCCGTCCTCGAAGTGGCCGAGGTGACCGCCCGCGCCTTCGATGCCTGGACCATGGGCTTCGTCGACGACCCCGACGGCTTCGAAGCCGCGCCCGCCGACCCCGAGGCGGCCCCGCGCCTCGTGATGCGCCTGCGCGAGGCGCTGATGCACTCGGCCGCGGCCGAGGGCGTTCGCTGA
- a CDS encoding Re/Si-specific NAD(P)(+) transhydrogenase subunit alpha yields the protein MRVAVLKETRSGETRVAATPETVKKYVGMGLDVAVESGAGLASGFIDSAYAEAGATIAADAAAALAGAGIVLAVRAPEAELPRGALLLGTLGADAAAAAAYAAAGVDACSMELLPRITRAQSMDVLSSQANLAGYRAVIEGAGAYDRGFPMMMTAAGTVPAANVFVMGAGVAGLQAIATARRLGGRVSATDVRPAAKEEIKSLGATFVGYEDEESKAAQTAGGYAKQLSAEFYAKQAEVVAAHIAKQDVVVCTALVQGRRAPTLVTAAMVESMKPGSVIVDIAADAGGNCALTQPGEMVVTPNGVKILGFTNWPGRLPAAASALYARNLLTFLSTFWDKDAKAPKLPEDDDIVKGVALTRGGAVVHPLMQPAS from the coding sequence ATGCGTGTGGCGGTCCTGAAGGAAACGCGGAGCGGGGAAACCCGCGTGGCCGCGACGCCCGAGACGGTAAAGAAATACGTCGGCATGGGGCTCGATGTGGCGGTGGAGTCCGGCGCGGGCCTGGCCTCCGGCTTCATCGACAGCGCCTATGCCGAGGCGGGGGCGACCATCGCCGCCGATGCCGCGGCGGCGCTGGCCGGGGCGGGCATCGTGCTGGCGGTGCGCGCGCCCGAGGCCGAATTGCCGCGCGGGGCGCTGCTGTTGGGCACGCTCGGCGCCGATGCGGCGGCCGCGGCGGCCTATGCTGCGGCGGGCGTGGATGCCTGTTCCATGGAATTGCTGCCGCGCATCACCCGCGCGCAGTCGATGGACGTGCTGTCCTCCCAGGCCAACCTGGCGGGGTATCGCGCGGTGATCGAGGGCGCGGGGGCCTATGACCGCGGCTTTCCCATGATGATGACAGCGGCCGGCACCGTGCCCGCCGCCAATGTCTTCGTCATGGGCGCGGGGGTTGCCGGGCTGCAGGCCATCGCCACCGCGCGGCGCCTGGGCGGGCGCGTCTCGGCCACCGACGTGCGCCCGGCCGCGAAGGAGGAGATCAAGTCGCTCGGCGCGACCTTCGTCGGATACGAGGACGAGGAGAGCAAGGCCGCGCAGACCGCGGGCGGCTACGCGAAGCAGCTTTCCGCCGAGTTCTACGCCAAGCAGGCCGAGGTCGTGGCCGCGCATATCGCCAAGCAGGACGTGGTGGTGTGCACCGCGCTGGTGCAGGGCCGCCGCGCGCCCACGCTGGTCACCGCCGCGATGGTCGAATCGATGAAGCCGGGTTCGGTCATCGTGGACATCGCCGCCGATGCGGGCGGCAACTGCGCGCTGACCCAGCCGGGCGAAATGGTTGTCACGCCGAACGGCGTGAAGATCCTGGGCTTCACCAACTGGCCCGGGCGTTTGCCGGCGGCAGCATCGGCGCTGTACGCGCGCAACCTGCTCACCTTCCTGTCCACCTTCTGGGACAAGGACGCGAAGGCGCCGAAGCTGCCCGAGGATGATGACATCGTGAAGGGTGTCGCCCTCACCCGCGGCGGCGCCGTGGTCCATCCGCTGATGCAGCCGGCTTCGTAA
- a CDS encoding NAD(P) transhydrogenase subunit alpha translates to MTPTHVANEAQTIAERAVALADTARRMAEAAAPAADAISPFLYLLTIFLLACFVGYHVVWNVTPALHSPLMGVTNAISSVIVVGAILAAGMAESGAARIFGFLGVTLAAVNIAGGFMVTRRMLAMFKKKGS, encoded by the coding sequence ATGACTCCGACCCATGTCGCGAACGAGGCGCAGACCATTGCCGAGCGCGCCGTCGCACTTGCCGACACCGCGCGGCGGATGGCCGAGGCCGCGGCGCCGGCCGCCGACGCCATCTCGCCCTTCCTGTACCTCCTGACCATTTTCCTGCTGGCCTGCTTCGTGGGCTACCACGTGGTGTGGAACGTCACCCCGGCGCTGCATTCGCCGCTGATGGGCGTGACCAACGCGATCTCCTCGGTGATCGTGGTGGGCGCGATCCTCGCGGCCGGCATGGCCGAGAGCGGGGCGGCGCGTATCTTCGGCTTCCTGGGCGTGACGCTGGCGGCGGTGAACATCGCCGGTGGCTTCATGGTGACCAGGCGCATGCTCGCGATGTTCAAGAAGAAGGGGAGCTGA
- a CDS encoding AMP-binding protein, which produces MVSGGARLDPDLSGFFMALGLPVLQGYGQTEAGPVVSVNLPWDNNRTTVGPPLKGVALRIAEDGEVLVQGALVMTGYWNNPEATAAALKPIGGAPGDWLHTGDVGVIEDDRLRITDRKRDFIKTLGGDMVSPAKIEALLMAEPEIHQALVAGEGKPALVALIVPTDGMEAKIGDAVRRVNGKLPTIERIRHFAPTDPFTIENGLLTPTMKVKRRVAIETRREAIDALSG; this is translated from the coding sequence ATGGTCTCGGGCGGGGCGCGGCTCGACCCCGACCTGTCGGGCTTCTTCATGGCGCTGGGCCTGCCCGTGCTGCAGGGCTACGGCCAGACCGAGGCCGGCCCCGTGGTCAGCGTGAATCTGCCCTGGGACAACAACCGCACGACGGTCGGCCCGCCGCTCAAGGGCGTGGCGCTACGCATCGCCGAGGATGGCGAGGTGCTGGTCCAGGGCGCGCTCGTGATGACCGGCTACTGGAACAACCCCGAGGCCACCGCCGCCGCCCTGAAGCCCATCGGAGGCGCGCCCGGCGACTGGCTGCACACCGGCGACGTCGGCGTGATCGAGGACGACCGCCTGCGCATCACCGACCGCAAGCGGGACTTCATCAAGACGCTGGGCGGCGACATGGTCAGCCCCGCCAAGATCGAGGCCCTGCTGATGGCCGAACCGGAGATCCACCAGGCCCTGGTCGCCGGCGAGGGCAAGCCCGCGCTGGTCGCCCTGATCGTCCCGACGGACGGCATGGAGGCCAAGATCGGCGACGCCGTCCGCCGCGTGAACGGCAAGCTGCCCACCATCGAGCGCATCCGCCACTTCGCACCCACCGACCCCTTCACCATCGAGAACGGCCTGCTCACGCCAACCATGAAGGTGAAGCGGCGCGTGGCGATCGAGACGCGGCGCGAGGCGATCGACGCGCTGTCAGGCTGA
- a CDS encoding ABC1 kinase family protein yields MADREGSTIFGEARRMLRTSGAVGGIAARYAGQRFLGMKSDKAAHAEDLKAILGGLKGPMMKVAQFLSTVPDALPPEYAKELATLQANAPPMGWPFVKRRMGSELGPDWERRFASFEREAAAAASLGQVHRAVLHDGTRVACKLQYPDMASVVEADLRQLKMALAVFRRMDSTLENEDAFVELSDRLREELDYKREAAQQRLYAKMLTGVPGVRVPTPVEELTTNRLLTMTWLDGRAIQARIDEDPPEEERAAYARALFRAWYVPLYGYGVIHGDPHLGNYQVRSDMPENGGWGINLLDFGVVRIFPPSFIGGVIMLFEAIRDEDFDKAAEAYRVWGFKNLSRETIEVLNIWAKFLYEPLLDDRVRPIQVNDDPMHGRKIAEQVHAGLKRTGGVRVPREFPLMDRAAIGLGSVFLRLGARLNWHQLFQELIQGFDVQVLAQKQAVALAEAGLPDPHPVTAG; encoded by the coding sequence ATGGCTGACCGCGAGGGCAGCACCATCTTCGGGGAGGCGCGGCGGATGCTGCGCACCTCCGGCGCTGTCGGCGGCATCGCCGCGCGCTATGCCGGCCAGCGCTTCCTGGGCATGAAGTCCGACAAGGCGGCGCATGCGGAGGACCTGAAGGCCATCCTGGGCGGTCTGAAGGGCCCGATGATGAAGGTGGCGCAGTTCCTGTCCACCGTCCCGGACGCGTTGCCGCCGGAATACGCCAAGGAACTGGCGACACTGCAGGCCAATGCGCCGCCGATGGGCTGGCCCTTCGTGAAGCGCCGCATGGGCAGCGAACTTGGACCGGATTGGGAACGCCGCTTCGCGTCCTTCGAGCGCGAGGCCGCCGCCGCCGCCTCGCTCGGCCAGGTGCATCGCGCCGTGCTGCATGACGGCACGCGCGTGGCCTGCAAGCTGCAATACCCGGACATGGCGAGCGTCGTCGAAGCCGATTTGCGCCAGCTGAAGATGGCGCTGGCGGTGTTCCGCCGCATGGACAGCACGCTCGAGAACGAGGACGCCTTCGTCGAGCTGTCCGACCGCCTGCGCGAGGAGCTGGACTACAAGCGCGAGGCCGCGCAGCAGCGGCTCTATGCCAAGATGCTGACCGGCGTGCCCGGCGTGCGCGTGCCCACGCCGGTCGAGGAATTGACCACGAACCGGCTGCTGACCATGACCTGGCTCGATGGCCGCGCCATCCAGGCGCGCATCGACGAGGACCCGCCGGAGGAGGAACGCGCCGCCTATGCGCGCGCGCTGTTCCGCGCCTGGTACGTGCCGCTGTACGGCTATGGCGTGATCCATGGCGACCCGCATCTGGGCAACTACCAGGTGCGGTCGGACATGCCGGAGAATGGCGGCTGGGGGATCAACCTGCTCGATTTCGGGGTGGTACGGATCTTCCCGCCATCCTTCATCGGCGGCGTGATCATGCTGTTCGAGGCAATCCGCGACGAGGATTTCGACAAGGCGGCCGAGGCGTATCGCGTCTGGGGGTTCAAGAACCTGTCGCGCGAGACGATCGAGGTGCTGAACATCTGGGCGAAGTTCCTGTACGAGCCGCTGCTTGATGACCGGGTGCGGCCGATCCAGGTGAACGACGACCCGATGCATGGCCGCAAGATCGCCGAGCAGGTGCATGCGGGGCTGAAGCGGACGGGCGGGGTGCGGGTGCCGCGGGAGTTCCCGCTGATGGACCGCGCGGCGATCGGGCTGGGGTCGGTGTTCCTGCGGCTGGGGGCCAGGCTGAACTGGCACCAGCTATTCCAGGAGCTGATCCAGGGGTTCGACGTGCAGGTGCTGGCGCAGAAGCAGGCGGTGGCGCTGGCGGAGGCGGGGCTGCCGGATCCGCATCCGGTGACGGCGGGCTAG